The DNA window AAGCATCGGTATCGGCGGGATCAGAGCGCCCCGAGTCTTCATTGGTCGGTGTTGATATCGGCGAACTTTGTGGAGAAGGGAAATTTGATGTCGTACTGACGGATGATCTTGCTAAAGAAGTGGATAACTTTGATGTCATCATCGATTTTACTGCACCAGTAAGTACCCTGGCGAACCTTGAGTTGTGCAAACAGCATGGTAAGAGCATTGTTATTGGTACTACCGGCTTTAGCGATGAGGAACGAGCGCTTATCGATGAAGTTTCAAAACAGGTTCCTGTCGTGATGGCTCCGAATTACTCTGTGGGTGTGAACTTAGTCTTCAAACTGTTGGAGAAAGCGGCCAAAGTGATGGGGGACTACTGTGATATCGAGATTGTCGAAGCGCACCACCGCCATAAAGTAGATGCACCATCTGGTACCGCAATCGGTATGGGAGAGGCAATTGCCGGTGCGATGGGTAACAAGCTTAATGATGTGGCTGTTTATGCGCGTGAAGGTATCACCGGTGAGCGAACCAAAGATGAAATTGGTTTCGCGACCATTCGTGCCGGAGATATTGTCGGTGAGCACACGGCAATGTTTGCTGATATTGGTGAGCGTGTTGAAATCACCCACAAAGCGACTGATCGTATGACATTCGCAAATGGTGCGGTGAAAGCTGCTGTCTGGTTGAGTTCGAAACCGGCTGGATTCTATACCATGACCGATGTACTGGGTTTGAATGAACTATAAATACATAATTATTCGCCGGCGGAAGCCGGCTTTTTTATGTTCCTTGATAACAATGTAAAAAAAATGATGTGTTAAGGCCGCATATGCGGGGTTGGTTTCTTGTTGTTTTTGTTTGTTTGGGTGTGTTTTTTGTTTGTAACGTCTAAAAGTTGGTGTTGTTTTTGTTTGATTAACGTTTGCGTAAAAATATCATAATTTTTTGTGATCTATAGAAAGTTCAAATTTGTAAAATTCACAAAAACACCGCCTATCTCCATTTAGAGATGCCTAAAACTTGCTATTTTGGGGCTTACTCTGTTCAAACGAGCTTACTGACCAGAAATTGATAATTTATTTTTGATTGTAGGTTGACAGATATCAACTCCATCTTTAGAATACCGCCAATTTGTCTGAAGTACCTATTTATGTCAATTTGATAGGGAAAGAAAGGCATTTTTGCAGTTTGATTTATTTTTTTGCATTTTTATTCTGGAGGTTGTCTTGGGTAAATTAGCACTGTTAGTCCTACAAGATGGGACAGTGTTCCGCGGAGTGTCCATTGGGGCAGATGGCGTATCCGTCGGTGAAGTTGTTTTCAATACCTCAATGACGGGGTATCAAGAAATCCTCACTGATCCTTCTTATTCTCAACAAATCGTTACTCTTACTTATCCTCACATTGGCAATACCGGAACCACTTCCGAAGATGAAGAATCCTCTTCAATTCATGCACAAGGCCTTGTGATTCGCGACCTTCCTCTTATCGCTTCTAACTTCCGTAATGAACAATCACTGTCTGATTACCTTAAATCACAAAATATCGTTGGTATCGCTGATATTGATACGCGCAAACTGACTCGTATCTTGCGTGAGAAAGGTGCGCAGAATGGTTGCATCGTTGCAGGTGACAATCTGGACGAGGCTTTAGCGCTGGCAAAAGCGAAAGAGTTCCCTGGTCTGAAAGGAATGGACCTGGCGAAAGTTGTGACAACTAAAGAAGCGTACCAATGGAAACAAGGTTCGTGGACTCTTGAAGGTGGACTTCCAGAAGCGAAAGATGACAGCGAGTTGCCATACCATGTTGTTGCATACGACTTCGGTGCGAAACGCAACATTCTACGCATGCTGGTTGACCGCGGCTGCCGCTTAACAGTTGTACCGGCTGAAACATCAGCAGAAGAAGTACTTGCTCTTAATCCAGATGGTGTTTTCCTGTCGAATGGCCCTGGTGACCCAGAACCATGTACTTATGCAATTGAAGCGACAAAAGTATTCCTGGAAAAAGGCTTACCAATCTTCGGTATCTGTCTTGGCCACCAAATCCTGGCGTTGGCGTCTGGTGCTAAAACTGTGAAGATGAAGTTTGGCCACCATGGTGCTAACCACCCGGTAAAAGATTTAGACCGTAATGTTGTGATGATTACTTCTCAAAACCACGGTTTTGCGGCAGACGAAGCAACATTACCAGAAAACTTACGTGCTACTCACGTATCGCTATTTGATGGCTCTTTACAGGGTATTCACCGTACAGATAAGCCAGCATTTAGCTTCCAAGGTCACCCAGAAGCGAGCCCGGGTCCACATGACGCGGCACCGCTATTTGACCACTTTATCGAACTAATCAAAAAACACAGCGCTTAATTCGGAGTAGTAGATAATGCCAAAACGTACTGACATTCAAAGTATTCTAATTCTTGGTGCTGGTCCGATTGTTATCGGTCAGGCATGTGAGTTTGACTACTCTGGCGCACAAGCGTGTAAAGCTCTTCGTGAAGAAGGCTACCGAGTTATCCTGGTTAACTCTAACCCAGCAACAATCATGACTGACCCTGAAATGGCAGATGCGACTTACATCGAGCCGATTCAGTGGGAAGTGGTACGCAAGATCATCGAAAAAGAACGCCCGGACGCGGTATTGCCTACTATGGGCGGTCAGACGGCGCTTAACTGTGCTCTGGATCTAGAGAAGCACGGCGTTCTGAAAGAGTTCGGCGTAGAGATGATTGGTGCAACGGCAGATGCGATTGATAAAGCAGAAGACCGTTCTCGCTTCGATAAAGCGATGAAGTCTATCGGCCTTGAGTGTCCTCGTGCTGATACAGCGAAGACTATGGAAGAAGCTTACAAAGTTTTAGACATGGTTGGCTTCCCTTGTATCATCCGTCCATCATTTACGATGGGTGGTACTGGTGGTGGTATCGCGTACAACAAAGAAGAGTTTGAAGAAATCTGTCGTCGTGGTCTGGATCTTTCTCCGACTAACGAACTTCTTATCGATGAATCTCTTATCGGCTGGAAAGAGTACGAAATGGAAGTAGTTCGCGACAAAGCGGACAACTGTATCATCGTATGTTCAATCGAAAACTTCGACCCAATGGGCATCCACACTGGTGACTCAATCACAGTAGCACCAGCACAGACACTGACTGACAAAGAATACCAGCTAATGCGTAACGCATCGCTAGCGGTTCTGCGTGAAATCGGTGTTGAGACAGGTGGTTCAAACGTACAGTTTGGTATCAACCCGAAAGATGGCCGTATGGTTATCATCGAGATGAACCCACGTGTATCCCGTTCTTCTGCTCTGGCATCAAAAGCAACAGGTTTCCCAATCGCTAAGATTGCAGCGAAACTGGCTGTTGGCTTTACTCTGGACGAGCTGCAAAACGACATTACAGGTGGTGCAACTCCGGCATCATTCGAACCTACTATCGACTACGTAGTGACCAAGATTCCTCGTTTTAACTTCGAGAAATTTGCTGGCGCTAACGACCGTCTGACTACTCAGATGAAGTCAGTTGGTGAGGTAATGGCGATTGGTCGTAACCAACAAGAATCTCTGCACAAAGCACTGCGTGGCCTGGAAGTCGGCGCGACTGGCTTTGATGAAATGGTTGACCTTGAAGCACCTGACGCACTGACTAAGATTCGTCATGAGCTTAAAGAAGCAGGCGCAGAGCGTATCTGGTACATCGCTGATGCATTCCGTGCTGGCATGTCAGTAGATGGCGTGTTCAATCTAACTAACATCGATCGTTGGTTCCTGGTTCAAATCGAAGAACTAGTGAAGATGGAAGAGCAAGTGAAAGCGGGCGGTTACGCTGGCTTGACTAAAGATGTTCTTCGCCAGATGAAGCGTAAAGGTTTCTCTGACGCGCGTCTGTCTAAACTACTTGGTGTGGCTGAAAGTGAAATCCGCCGTGCTCGTGAGCAGTTCGACATTCACCCAGTTTACAAGCGTGTGGATACTTGTGCCGCTGAGTTCTCTTCTGATACGGCTTACATGTACTCATCTTACGATGAAGAGTGTGAAGCAAACCCGACAGACAAA is part of the Vibrio sp. B1FLJ16 genome and encodes:
- the dapB gene encoding 4-hydroxy-tetrahydrodipicolinate reductase, which produces MVRIAIAGAAGRMGRNLVKASHHNQEASVSAGSERPESSLVGVDIGELCGEGKFDVVLTDDLAKEVDNFDVIIDFTAPVSTLANLELCKQHGKSIVIGTTGFSDEERALIDEVSKQVPVVMAPNYSVGVNLVFKLLEKAAKVMGDYCDIEIVEAHHRHKVDAPSGTAIGMGEAIAGAMGNKLNDVAVYAREGITGERTKDEIGFATIRAGDIVGEHTAMFADIGERVEITHKATDRMTFANGAVKAAVWLSSKPAGFYTMTDVLGLNEL
- the carA gene encoding glutamine-hydrolyzing carbamoyl-phosphate synthase small subunit; translated protein: MGKLALLVLQDGTVFRGVSIGADGVSVGEVVFNTSMTGYQEILTDPSYSQQIVTLTYPHIGNTGTTSEDEESSSIHAQGLVIRDLPLIASNFRNEQSLSDYLKSQNIVGIADIDTRKLTRILREKGAQNGCIVAGDNLDEALALAKAKEFPGLKGMDLAKVVTTKEAYQWKQGSWTLEGGLPEAKDDSELPYHVVAYDFGAKRNILRMLVDRGCRLTVVPAETSAEEVLALNPDGVFLSNGPGDPEPCTYAIEATKVFLEKGLPIFGICLGHQILALASGAKTVKMKFGHHGANHPVKDLDRNVVMITSQNHGFAADEATLPENLRATHVSLFDGSLQGIHRTDKPAFSFQGHPEASPGPHDAAPLFDHFIELIKKHSA
- the carB gene encoding carbamoyl-phosphate synthase large subunit, with product MPKRTDIQSILILGAGPIVIGQACEFDYSGAQACKALREEGYRVILVNSNPATIMTDPEMADATYIEPIQWEVVRKIIEKERPDAVLPTMGGQTALNCALDLEKHGVLKEFGVEMIGATADAIDKAEDRSRFDKAMKSIGLECPRADTAKTMEEAYKVLDMVGFPCIIRPSFTMGGTGGGIAYNKEEFEEICRRGLDLSPTNELLIDESLIGWKEYEMEVVRDKADNCIIVCSIENFDPMGIHTGDSITVAPAQTLTDKEYQLMRNASLAVLREIGVETGGSNVQFGINPKDGRMVIIEMNPRVSRSSALASKATGFPIAKIAAKLAVGFTLDELQNDITGGATPASFEPTIDYVVTKIPRFNFEKFAGANDRLTTQMKSVGEVMAIGRNQQESLHKALRGLEVGATGFDEMVDLEAPDALTKIRHELKEAGAERIWYIADAFRAGMSVDGVFNLTNIDRWFLVQIEELVKMEEQVKAGGYAGLTKDVLRQMKRKGFSDARLSKLLGVAESEIRRAREQFDIHPVYKRVDTCAAEFSSDTAYMYSSYDEECEANPTDKDKIMVLGGGPNRIGQGIEFDYCCVHASLALREDGYETIMVNCNPETVSTDYDTSDRLYFEPVTLEDVLSIARVEKPKGVIVQYGGQTPLKLARALEAAGVPIIGTSPDAIDRAEDRERFQAAVERLGLLQPQNATVTAMEQAVEKSKEIGFPLVVRPSYVLGGRAMEIVYDEQDLRRYFNEAVSVSNESPVLLDRFLDDATEVDIDAICDGERVVIGGIMEHIEQAGVHSGDSACSLPAYTLSQEIQDKMREQVEKLAFELGVRGLMNTQFAVKDNEVYLIEVNPRAARTVPFVSKATGAPLAKIAARVMAGQSLESQGFTKEIIPPYYSVKEVVLPFNKFPGVDPLLGPEMRSTGEVMGVGATFAEAYAKAELGCGAVYPEGGRALLSVREGDKERVVDLASKLVKLGYQLDATHGTAVILGEAGINPRLVNKVHEGRPHILDRIKNNEYTYIVNTAAGRQAIEDSKVLRRGALAEKVNYTTTLNAAFATCMSHTADAKASVTSVQELHAKVKASLEA